One segment of Procambarus clarkii isolate CNS0578487 chromosome 1, FALCON_Pclarkii_2.0, whole genome shotgun sequence DNA contains the following:
- the LOC138357400 gene encoding uncharacterized protein, producing the protein MKDEILSQLRAKSEAVEQEPQKGVESGKEDDGQDEVRSQGSSMSSKSSRSSRSSRNRSLETLPLELQMQHEERQFQLERLKLELQMKNEQEKTRLEVEKEKEKTKLEVEKEKTRVRELELEQEKEKEKNRAK; encoded by the coding sequence atgaaggatgagatcctgagtcaGTTGAGAGCCAAGAGTGAAGCGGTAGAACAGGAACCCCAGAAAGGagttgaaagtggaaaggaggatgatgggcaggatgaagtgagatcccagggatcgagtatgaGCAGTaaaagtagccgcagtagcaggagtagccggaataggagcttggaaacATTGCcgctagagctccagatgcagcatgaggagagacagttccaactgGAAAGGTTGAAGTTAGAACTTCAGATGAAGAATGaacaagagaaaaccagactggaggtagagaaggaaaaagagaaaaccaaacttgaggtagaaaaagagaaaaccagggtaAGGGAACTGgaattggaacaggagaaagaaaaagagaaaaacagGGCTAAGTGA